The DNA region TAGCATCTCCCACTTCCACTGCTGTGGGAACGCCATAAACTTCAATCATGCCTAGTGCCAATGTCATGCTGTCACCATAGTTTGGGATTGTAAGGTAAAATATCTTACTACAAAGTTTTAATTTTTTACACAAACTTACTTAATTTTTAATCGATAAATAATCAACGTTAAATACAAAACTGCTAATGCTTACAATAAAGGCGATTTGGAGTTTTTGCTTGCTGCTTTTATTCCTTTTGTGGGGTGGCGATGCTTTTGCAGGAGAGTTGTCTGAACGGTTAGCAAATTTTCCCCAATGGGAAAAATTAACTTCCGTACAACCGGCTTCAGGAGATTTGGTTTATCCTGAATGGATGGCTGGTACTTGGCAAGTTACAAGTACTTTAGTAGATTTAGCTGCACCTTTAGCACCAGAAATCGTAACTCCAGGATTTGAAGGTAATCGCCGACAATTAAATCAGCCTGTGAGTTTTGTAGTAAGATTTGTCAAAGAGCAACCATCTATTACTGGGTTAAAGATATTACCTCAGATAAAGAAAAAATCCCCAATTTTAGTAGCAGATAGAGCGTTTAATAGCTTGAATTTGGCAAGAGCTTATTTAGGGAATGAAGCTGTGTTATTAGTCAAAGTAGATCCAGATTCACCTAATCGTCAGATTACGTTCTTGCGTAGCAGCCGTCAACTAGTTTCCATTGTGACTGCACGGGCTACAGAAACTACCCCTGATGACAAATTCATCACTACGGAAGTGTTTCAACAACTATTCAAAGGCGGTTCACGCCCTTATTTAAACTCTGTAGAATCTACCACGGCTTATCATAAACTTCCAACAGCTAATCCGGCAATTGAGGCAGATCAAGTTACTGCTGTCTACCTTTCACCCCAAGATCCAGATTACTTTAAAACTGGTTCTCGACCAGTTGCTCTCTATCGCTATCGCCTAGAATTTATCCCTGCACAATTGTCTAATACTCCAAAGGAGTGATTTAATCCATAGCACTTGACTAGTTTGTAATACGAATGTAGTATATAAATTCCAAGTTTACGATCGCGCTCTTGGACGGTGTGCATCATGGCCAAATTTCAAGATATTGTCAATTACTTTCACTCTTACTGGAAGCAGAGTGTTTTCAGTATTACAGCATCTAGCATTTACGAAGTTATTGATTTAGTTGTCCCTTACGCGATTGGGCAGATTTTAAACGTTTTGTCTAATCAACCTTTGGATAAACCACTTCAAAGTGCGATCGCAACTTTTTCAAACATCACCAATTACCCAGTCAATAAAACTCTATCTTTAGGTGTCTTACTGGGTTTAATATTCGTTGTCACCGTAGTGAGAGCGCCCACACAACCCTGGTTAACCAATTGGTTTCATTGGGATATAGCTTTAAGGGTGCGTCGGGAGAAAGCCCAAACAGCCATAGAAAAAATTCTGACTCTCCCACTGGAATTTTATGATGAAAATAACCCCGGACGTATTGCTGGAAGAATAGCAAGAGGTATTTCTAATCACACTTTTAGTTACCCTGAAGTTGCCGGACAGTTGATTCCTAAACTAGCTCGTGTACTAGGAATCTTCTTGTTTATTTTGGTGATTGAATGGCGAATTGCAGTTCTATATCTAATCTCCTTTGTAGTTATCCTTGGCTTAACTTTGAAGGATTTACAACGGTTGATTGGGCACGAAACTATTCTAGATAAATACGGTGAAGACACCGAAAGCCGTACTTCCGAATTGATTACTAATATCAAAACGGTGAAAGCATTTGCTAGAGAAGCTAGGGAACTGAAACGGCAAAAGCAACGTTTAGATCGTGAACTAACGGTGGTTGAGAGTCGCATCCACAAAGGTTATACGATACTGACTACTTGGCAAAGAACTGTAATTCAGTTTTGTGTATTTACAATTCTGGGTTTGACTTTAGCAGCAACATTAGATGGGAGAATTTCTCTTGGTCACTTTGTCATGACCTTAACTCTTTCTAGCATGGCTTATGCTGAATTAGAACCTATTAGTGCCTTGGCAGAAGTTTTTGCCCGTCGTTATTCTCCCATGCTGCGGTTTCACGAATTTCTGCAAGAGCCAACTGCATCTGATTCAGCTAGTCTTTTAGAAGAGAGCAACCAGACAGAATCTCCTTATAAATTTACTGGAAAAGTTGAGTTGTCCCACCTGACTTTTGGATATGATGCCAAGCGTCAAGTTTTACAAGATATTAACTTGTTGATTGAGCCATACCAAACAGTGGCATTAGTGGGGCGTTCCGGTTCTGGTAAGTCTACTTTAGTGAAATTGCTGTTGCGATATTTTGAGCCTCAAGAAGGTCAAATTCTGATTGATGGTCAAGATATTCGCACTTTGGATGTGGGTAAGTATAGACGAAGGCTAGCGATCGTTCACCAAGAAGTAGACGTTTTTAACGGTACTATATTAGATAACCTCACCTACGGCAGACCAAATGCTAGTTTAGAGCAGGTTCAAGAAGCCTGTAGAATTGCCAGAGTCGATGAAGTAGTGCAGCACTTACCCAAAGGTTATTACACCGTCGTGGGAGAACGAGGTGTCAGGCTATCTGGAGGACAAAGACAACGGTTAGGAATTGCTAGGGCGTTGTTAGTAGAACCAGACGTGCTGATTTTTGACGAAGCCACCTCTAGTTTAGATTATGAGTCTGAGCGTTCAATTCAACTAGCGATGCGATCAATTCAGGGTACTTGCACCACCATTGTTATTGCTCACCGTCTAAGTACAGTGCGGGAAGCTGATAAAATTGTGGTTCTTGAGCAAGGAAAGATTGTAGAAGTCGGTAGCCACGAAGAACTCTTGCATCACGAAGGTATTTACCACCGCTTGCACTCCCTGCAAGAAACAGGAGAACTCCTGAATTAGAGGACTTATAAGATTTAATATCGGACATTTTTTTGACCCCTCATGTGAACAGTTACTTAGGAACTTCCAAAAAATTGATTATTATTAAAATGTGGCTTTTGATTTTTATTGAGTAATTTATTTCTTGGAAGTCCTTAAGTGAATCTACACATAGAGATAGATTTAGTCGCTTGTATTTTGCTCAAGCCAAGCGACTAAATCAGATACATTTGAAAAATCTAAAAATTCTTCGCCCAATCCTTCCAATTTTTCAGTAGATAAGACTTGGAGACGTTCAATTATTAATGAATCTATCTCACCAAAGCGTCTGTTTAAAAGACGTTTTGTATATTTCAACGCTTCCTTCTGTTCTCCCCTCTGTTCTCCCTGATGCAAAATATCTTGATAAATTACTGATTCTTGCATAAGTTCCTCCCGGAATGATTATTGTACCTGATTTTATTGATTGCTTGGGGGAGTTACAAGAAGTAAAGAAAATAATCAATTTCCCACTGCGAGAATATTAATCAGTAATCGAAGTATTCCAACAAAAAATTAAGATTTAATCTTATCTGCTTCTTTCTGCGCCGCCTCACTATATTTTTTATATAGTTGAGTCCTAATTTTTGCCTCCTGATAACGGCTGTGGTTTTTTGGTACCGTACTCATTAAATCTGAGGCTCGTTGCCACTTAGCAGCTATCTCTAACCACTGAGTTGAGACTGTGGCTGTTTTACCAGATGCAGAAGCTTGGTTAGCAATTCTCACGGCTGTGGAAAATTGATCATCAGACGGGTCAGAAATGTTATTCTTAGCAGGACTAAGTGGTGTTTGAACTTTCTTCTGGCTCGTATTTTCTGGAGTTATAGATTTAGAAGTTTGTAATTGCATTAGGTTGCTCAGATTATTACCTAACTGGGCATAAACAACCCAACTAAGCAACAACAGTGAGCATAAACCAGCCGCAGCTAATATCTTTTTTTTAGGCTTATTTTTGTGTTTTTCTTTGTTAATAAGTACCAAAGGACGAGAAACTTGAGTTCTAGGAAAATTTGGCTTTCCTAGTTCAGCTTTAGCTTCTGTGAAATCTGCAATTAATTGCTTTACAAGATTAGGCTGAATTAACGTAATTTCCTGTGACCAAAGCAATTGGTTGTCGCGATCGCTATCTATTTCCTTTAACCACAATAATTGTTGTTCTCGAACAATCCGACTGTTGATATTGACTCGCCGAATGTGACGCGGCGCGATGGAATCAAGAATTTGCTGGATTTGTTCTACGAGGGGAGATTGCTCAAGTTGCTCTATTCTAGCCGCCTCGCACAGAAGTTGTAAGACACCATCAGAAAATATGGCTCTAGTTCTGACACCAGACTTGGCTAGCTTTTCGTTCAATAGTTGAATAATGGCAGCAACGCTACCTTGGTGAGCTTGCCAAACGATATCATTTATCCGGTCTACCACCTGAAATTTAGTGATAGCTCTTCCACCCTGACTGATTAACGTATTCATTAATTTAGGGACTATTTTCTACTTACCTTGATCTTGTTTTCGATTTTACGAGTAAAAAGATGAGTTGCCAAATAAAATCATAAATATACAGCCTACCTTTTCGGTTCGGCAAGGATGATTGATCGCATTAAGTTAATTTGACACTTCTACGCCTTGAAAGTGTAGGATTCTTGGGCTGAAACTGCGTTTTCAGGATAACGCCCATGCTGGCGGACGCGCTACCTGTTTGACATAGTACATTAATGATGTCTTTTTGCGTAGGCGTAGCCCGCCATAGGCATCGCCTTTGGTAAAGTTGTCAGATATTGTTCACAAACTAAACAAAATTGCTGTATCGGGATATTTTTGTGAGGAATTCTCGCTTTTTTCGCCTTTTTGTCATAATGGCAAGACTAACTCGTGCTGCGATCGCTACATTAGAAATATATAAATCAAAACCATTGTTGATTTTTATTCATCCGCAGTTCACACAAAACCATGAGTGCAAGTACCCTTATTTCCGACAATCCCCTACTTCAAGGCACTGGTTTACCTGCCTTTGCAGAGATTAAACCAGAGCGAGTAGTACCAGCCTTCAATCAGTTGCTGGCAGAACTTGAGCAGCAGCTTGCCACCTTAGAATCTAATGTACAGCCTACTTGGAGTGGTTTAGTAGAACCCTTAGAAAAGCTGACAGAACGGCTTACCTGGAGTTGGGGGGTAGTGAATCATTTAATGGGTGTTAAAAATAGCCCAGAACTGCGCGAAGCTCATGAAATCGTACAGCCACTAGTTGTACAATTTATCAACAAGCTTGGTCAAAGCAAACCTATCTATAATGCTTTTAAGGCACTCCGCACCAGTGATACTTGGGCAACTTTAGAATTAGCCCAACAGCGCATTGTAGAAGCGGCTATTCGAGATGCAGAACTTTCTGGTGTTGGCTTAGAAGGAGAGGCAAGAGAGCGTTTCAACGCCATACAAATGGAGTTAGCAGAACTTTCTACCAAATTCTCTAACCATGTACTTGATGCCACTAAAGCCTTCAGCTTAACCCTAACAACACAAGCTGAAATTGACGGTTTACCACCAAGCTTAGTAAGTTTAGCCGCTCAAGCGGCTCGTGCTGCTGGCGAAAGCAATGCTACACCAGAAAATGGCCCCTGGCGGATTACTTTGGACTTCCCCAGCTATGGCCCTTTCATGCAGCACAGTACCCGTCGAGATTTGCGCGAAAAGCTTTACAAAGCTCATATCACCCGCGCTTCTAGTGGCGATTTGGATAACAACCCTTTAATTGAGCGCATTTTGAAGTTGCGCCAAGAACTCGCAGATATACTAGGCTTTAAAAGTTTTGCTCAATTGAGCCTAGCTAGTAAGATGGCTCCCAATGTTGAGGCAGTCAACGCCCTATTAGAAGAACTACGCCGCGCTAGTTATGATGCTGCTGTCAAAGACTTGGCAGAACTCAAAGCTTTTGCAGCAGCACAGGGAGCAGCAGAAGCTGAGGATTTAAAACACTGGGATATCAGCTTTTGGGCAGAACGCCAACGAGAAGCAAAATTCGCCTTTACTTCTGAAGAATTGCGTCCCTACTTTCCTCTTCCCCAAGTTTTAGACGGCTTATTTGGACTAGTTAAGCGGCTGTTTGGCGTTACTGTCACCTCTGCCGATGGTCAAGCGCCAGTATGGCATGAAGATGTCCGTTATTTCCAAATTGCTGACGAAACTGGTTCCCCCATAGCCTACTTCTACTTAGACCCTTACAGCCGTCCAGCCGAGAAACGCGGTGGTGCTTGGATGGATGTGTGCATCAATCGAGCCAAAATCACTGAAAATGGTGTTACTGCTATCCGCTTACCTGTAGCTTATTTGGTGTGTAATCAAAGTCCTCCCGTAGATGGTAAACCTAGTTTAATGACTTTCTATGAAGTAGAAACTTTGTTCCACGAATTTGGTCATGGATTGCACCACATGCTCACTAAGGTTGACTATACCGGAGCCGCAGGCATCAATAATGTGGAGTGGGATGCAGTGGAACTACCTAGTCAGTTTATGGAAAACTGGTGTTATGAGCGAACCACTTTCTTTGGAATGGCGAAGCATTACGAAACTGGTGAAGCCTTACCGGAGCATTATTATCAAAAGCTGCTAGCGGCGCGTAATTATATGAGT from Nostoc commune NIES-4072 includes:
- a CDS encoding DUF6816 family protein, which translates into the protein MLTIKAIWSFCLLLLFLLWGGDAFAGELSERLANFPQWEKLTSVQPASGDLVYPEWMAGTWQVTSTLVDLAAPLAPEIVTPGFEGNRRQLNQPVSFVVRFVKEQPSITGLKILPQIKKKSPILVADRAFNSLNLARAYLGNEAVLLVKVDPDSPNRQITFLRSSRQLVSIVTARATETTPDDKFITTEVFQQLFKGGSRPYLNSVESTTAYHKLPTANPAIEADQVTAVYLSPQDPDYFKTGSRPVALYRYRLEFIPAQLSNTPKE
- a CDS encoding ABC transporter ATP-binding protein, with translation MAKFQDIVNYFHSYWKQSVFSITASSIYEVIDLVVPYAIGQILNVLSNQPLDKPLQSAIATFSNITNYPVNKTLSLGVLLGLIFVVTVVRAPTQPWLTNWFHWDIALRVRREKAQTAIEKILTLPLEFYDENNPGRIAGRIARGISNHTFSYPEVAGQLIPKLARVLGIFLFILVIEWRIAVLYLISFVVILGLTLKDLQRLIGHETILDKYGEDTESRTSELITNIKTVKAFAREARELKRQKQRLDRELTVVESRIHKGYTILTTWQRTVIQFCVFTILGLTLAATLDGRISLGHFVMTLTLSSMAYAELEPISALAEVFARRYSPMLRFHEFLQEPTASDSASLLEESNQTESPYKFTGKVELSHLTFGYDAKRQVLQDINLLIEPYQTVALVGRSGSGKSTLVKLLLRYFEPQEGQILIDGQDIRTLDVGKYRRRLAIVHQEVDVFNGTILDNLTYGRPNASLEQVQEACRIARVDEVVQHLPKGYYTVVGERGVRLSGGQRQRLGIARALLVEPDVLIFDEATSSLDYESERSIQLAMRSIQGTCTTIVIAHRLSTVREADKIVVLEQGKIVEVGSHEELLHHEGIYHRLHSLQETGELLN
- a CDS encoding M3 family metallopeptidase encodes the protein MSASTLISDNPLLQGTGLPAFAEIKPERVVPAFNQLLAELEQQLATLESNVQPTWSGLVEPLEKLTERLTWSWGVVNHLMGVKNSPELREAHEIVQPLVVQFINKLGQSKPIYNAFKALRTSDTWATLELAQQRIVEAAIRDAELSGVGLEGEARERFNAIQMELAELSTKFSNHVLDATKAFSLTLTTQAEIDGLPPSLVSLAAQAARAAGESNATPENGPWRITLDFPSYGPFMQHSTRRDLREKLYKAHITRASSGDLDNNPLIERILKLRQELADILGFKSFAQLSLASKMAPNVEAVNALLEELRRASYDAAVKDLAELKAFAAAQGAAEAEDLKHWDISFWAERQREAKFAFTSEELRPYFPLPQVLDGLFGLVKRLFGVTVTSADGQAPVWHEDVRYFQIADETGSPIAYFYLDPYSRPAEKRGGAWMDVCINRAKITENGVTAIRLPVAYLVCNQSPPVDGKPSLMTFYEVETLFHEFGHGLHHMLTKVDYTGAAGINNVEWDAVELPSQFMENWCYERTTFFGMAKHYETGEALPEHYYQKLLAARNYMSGSSTLRQIHLSSLDLELHYRYQPGSNETPSDVRHRIAKTTTVLPPLPEDSILCAFGHIFEGGYAAGYYSYKWAEVLSADAFAAFEEAGLEDEEAIKATGRRYRDTVLALGGGQHPMEVFKTFRGREPSTIALLRHNGLVSAAVN